In Brassica rapa cultivar Chiifu-401-42 chromosome A06, CAAS_Brap_v3.01, whole genome shotgun sequence, a single window of DNA contains:
- the LOC103872846 gene encoding uncharacterized protein At3g43530: MTSKLRFTKKKKESPPKKKKKSSPTKKKEVEPAKKEMTLPTGKKKRGRSSSAEEHEADDGGSSSQPTKRPRLTSNRNPKNLQSNPAAASASPTQPDNEETPLGPPATSEDPPPTKRQNPPHQQDPPDASISQSSTKGGTPYSEQGDNEEMGSHGEPPRLREPNATEEQIMVKEMAGGAIKPHKFYFKPAEYGKPCKLSSRCHQTKFIKLIDNFHATEKKWFYAHPQFKHIFHMECSSRRKVMGLWMLLIRTIKVDKKRQAWFVVNGVPIRYSIREHGLISGLYCHTYPENYESIGSLKFAKKYFQQPPKKKGDDPPELKVTAADVLKKLKKMKYDGSHERLRMAVLYFLATVIFQRSRYGTPIDHFLLRMVNDLRVCHTFPWGRFTFDDSLKEIKHMVKHFRGKIPTVKASWTFPGFINPLEILAFESIQVLKENFRENVEEFDDSCPRMCKSRFLANGSSGYALSEIYEKLGETKEISNILKPTGSETDLSVEIFDDGLWDDVDLGDDGDIDDPIVDGWNKIIIHDQVKILWEDLYKMDVKTRKIEHEPERICEELEGPRVCEETEAGCESLETRVAQLEESMKVRDDIIGQLEARIKSMEDDRNPRDRFGNMEDLFDHDRFDTGGGQENDDTDKDATKEGETETEQMAEDDADKEATKDGENEPEKESKVDADKEATKEGDNELEEMAEDDADKEATEDGENEHEKDSHVDADKEATKEGEIEPEQMAEDDTDKEATKEVENDPEHALQEDLEVMVAAAEKFEKEVVEKKAAEKEVVEKKAWEKESTDEMDGDAEEDSPKKTKRVPKPSRMKQSPYVEK, encoded by the exons ATGACATCTAAACTAAGATTcaccaagaaaaagaaagaatccccaccaaagaagaaaaagaaatccTCACCGACAAAGAAGAAGGAGGTTGAACCGGCTAAGAAGGAGATGACTTTGCCCACGGGAAAGAAGAAACGGGGTAGATCGTCTTCAGCAGAGGAACACGAAGCAGACGACGGCGGGTCGTCGTCTCAACCCACGAAGCGGCCGCGTCTTACTTCAAACCGTAACCCTAAAAATCTTCAATCTAATCCGGCTGCTGCTTCTGCTTCTCCTACTCAACCTGACAATGAGGAGACACCCTTAGGACCACCAGCAACATCAGAAGATCCTCCACCAACGAAGAGACAAAATCCGCCACACCAACAAGATCCTCCGGATGCATCTATTTCCCAGTCTTCCACGAAGGGCGGGACACCTTATTCGGAACAAGGAGACAATGAGGAAATGGGATCGCATGGTGAGCCTCCCAGATTACGAGAACCTAATGCTACAGAAGAGCAAATAATG gtAAAGGAGATGGCTGGAGGAGCAATCAAACCACACAAGTTTTACTTCAAACCAGCCGAATATGGGAAACCCTGTAAGCTCTCCTCAAGGTGTCATCAAACGAAGTTCATCAAGTTGATTGACAATTTTCATGCAACCGAGAAGAAGTGGTTTTATGCGCACCCACAGTTCAAGCATATTTTCCATATGGAGTGCTCCTCAAGGAGAAAGGTGATGGGATTGTGGATGTTACTGATTCGCACCATAAAAGTCGACAAGAAGAGACAGGCTTGGTTTGTGGTAAATGGGGTTCCCATTCGTTACTCCATCAGAGAACATGGTCTCATATCAGGACTATACTGCCACACTTATCCAGAAAACTATGAGAGCATTGGGAGTTTGAAGTTTGCTAAGAAGTACTTTCAGCAACCACCAAAGAAGAAGGGTGACGATCCTCCTGAACTAAAAGTGACAGCAGCTGATGTCCTAAAGAAGCTAAAGAAGATGAAATATGATGGTAGTCATGAACGGTTGAGGATGGCTGTGCTTTATTTCTTGGCCACAGTCATTTTTCAAAGATCAAGGTATGGAACCCCTATAGACCATTTTCTTCTCCGAATGGTTAATGATCTTAGGGTGTGCCACACGTTTCCATGGGGGCGTTTCACCTTTGATGACTCCTTGAAGGAGATAAAGCATATGGTGAAGCATTTTCGAGGAAAGATCCCAACTGTAAAGGCTTCTTGGACATTTCCTGGGTTTATCAACCCACTGGAG ATATTGGCATTTGAAAGTATACAAGTGCTGAAGGaaaattttagagaaaatgTTGAAGAATTTGATGATAGCTGTCCAAGAATGTGCAAGTCGAGATTCCTAGCGAATGGGTCGTCAGGATATGCGTTGAGCGAGATATATGAGAAGCTCGGAGAAACAAAG GAAATTTCTAATATTTTGAAACCAACTGGAAGCGAGACAGATCTATCAGTTGAGATCTTTGATGATGGGTTATGGGATGATGTTGACCTGGGAGATGATGGGGATATAGATGACCCAATTGTTGATGGTTGGAACAAGATTATTATCCATGACCAAGTAAAAATTCTTTGGGAGGATCTGTACAAGATGGATGTCAAAACTCGAAAGATAGAACACGAGCCTGAGAGGATTTGTGAAGAACTTGAGGGTCCGAGGGTGTGTGAGGAAACTGAGGCAGGATGTGAGAGTTTGGAAACAAGAGTTGCTCAGTTGGAAGAAAGCATGAAGGTGAGAGATGACATAATTGGTCAGTTGGAAGCAAGAATAAAGAGTATGGAAGATGACCGCAACCCGAGGGACAGATTTGGGAACATGGAGGACTTGTTTGATCATGATCGTTTTGACACTGGTGGAGGCCAAGAAAATG atgatACTGATAAAGATGCCACAAAGGAGGGTGAGACTGAAACCGAGCAAATGGCAGAAGATGATGCTGATAAGGAGGCCACGAAGGATGGAGAGAATGAGCCTGAGAAAGAAAGTAAGGTTGATGCTGATAAGGAGGCCACAAAGGAGGGTGATAATGAACTCGAGGAGATGGCAGAAGATGATGCTGATAAGGAGGCCACAGAGGATGGAGAAAATGAGCATGAGAAAGATAGCCATGTTGATGCTGATAAGGAGGCCACAAAGGAAGGCGAGATTGAACCCGAGCAGATGGCAGAAGATGATACTGATAAGGAGGCCACGAAGGAGGTTGAGAATGACCCCGAGCACGCACTGCAAG AGGATCTTGAAGTGATGGTGGCGGCTGCAGAGAAGTTTGAGAAAGAAGTTGTGGAGAAGAAAGCTGCAGAGAAAGAAGTTGTGGAGAAGAAAGCTTGGGAGAAAGAATCTACGGATGAAATGGATGGAGATGCTGAAGAAGATTCaccgaagaagacgaagagggTGCCAAAGCCTTCTCGTATGAAGCAGTCTCCATATGTTGAGAAGTAA